A genome region from Actinobacillus arthritidis includes the following:
- the ubiD gene encoding 4-hydroxy-3-polyprenylbenzoate decarboxylase — protein sequence MKYKDLREFLTLLESQGELVRVKQEIDPYLEMAEISDRTLRKGGPAILFENPKGYQMPVLCNLFGTPKRVALGMGQEDTQALRELGKLLAFLKEPEPPKGFKELIGQLPQWKQVLNMPSKVLGKADCQQVVLSGDEVDLYKLPIMHCHEGDVAPLVTWGLTITQGPYKKRQNLGIYRQQLIGKNKLIMRWLSHRGGALDFHEWKEANPDKPFPVSVAIGADPATILATVTPIPDTLSEYAFAGLLRGQKTEVTKSISNDLEVPASAEIVLEGYIDPNETALEGPYGDHTGYYNEQEYFPVFTVTHITMRRDAIYHSTYTGRPPDEPAVLGEALNEVFIPILQKQFPEIVDFYLPPEGCSYRLAVVTIKKQYAGHAKRVMMGVWSFLRQFMYTKFVIVCDDDVNARDWKDVIWAITTRCDPSRDTTLIDHTPIDYLDFASPIAGLGSKMGIDATNKWPGETNREWGTPIKKDPNVVKRVDEIWEQLGL from the coding sequence ATGAAATATAAAGATTTACGTGAATTTTTAACGCTATTGGAAAGTCAAGGTGAATTAGTGCGAGTTAAGCAAGAGATCGATCCTTATCTTGAAATGGCGGAAATTTCCGATCGCACGTTACGCAAGGGCGGACCGGCGATTTTATTTGAAAACCCAAAAGGCTACCAAATGCCGGTACTGTGTAATTTGTTCGGCACACCGAAACGTGTTGCGTTAGGTATGGGGCAAGAAGATACGCAAGCTTTGCGAGAACTCGGCAAATTATTAGCGTTTCTTAAAGAGCCAGAGCCGCCGAAAGGTTTTAAAGAGCTTATCGGACAATTACCGCAATGGAAACAAGTGTTGAATATGCCAAGTAAGGTATTGGGTAAAGCGGATTGTCAACAAGTGGTATTGAGTGGTGATGAGGTTGATTTGTATAAATTACCGATTATGCATTGCCACGAAGGTGATGTTGCACCGCTCGTTACTTGGGGATTAACCATTACCCAAGGGCCTTATAAAAAACGCCAAAATCTTGGGATTTATCGCCAACAGCTGATCGGCAAGAACAAGCTAATTATGCGTTGGTTATCGCATCGTGGCGGTGCGTTGGATTTCCATGAATGGAAGGAAGCTAATCCGGATAAACCGTTTCCGGTTTCGGTGGCTATCGGTGCCGATCCGGCAACTATTTTAGCGACGGTCACACCGATTCCCGATACCTTATCGGAATATGCGTTCGCCGGTTTATTACGCGGTCAGAAAACCGAGGTAACTAAGTCCATTAGTAATGATTTAGAAGTGCCGGCAAGTGCAGAAATTGTGTTGGAGGGTTATATTGACCCGAATGAAACGGCATTGGAAGGCCCGTACGGCGATCATACCGGCTATTACAATGAACAAGAGTATTTTCCGGTATTTACTGTGACGCATATCACCATGCGTCGTGATGCGATTTATCATTCGACTTACACCGGTCGTCCGCCGGATGAGCCGGCAGTCCTTGGTGAAGCTTTAAACGAAGTATTTATTCCGATTTTGCAAAAGCAATTTCCGGAAATCGTGGACTTCTATCTACCGCCGGAAGGATGTTCTTATCGCCTTGCAGTGGTGACGATTAAAAAACAATATGCCGGGCATGCAAAACGAGTGATGATGGGCGTGTGGTCGTTCCTCCGTCAATTTATGTACACCAAATTTGTGATTGTCTGTGATGACGATGTAAACGCAAGAGATTGGAAAGACGTAATTTGGGCGATTACCACACGTTGTGACCCAAGCCGAGATACCACCTTAATTGATCATACACCGATTGATTACCTGGATTTCGCTTCACCGATAGCGGGCTTAGGCTCAAAAATGGGGATTGATGCAACCAATAAATGGCCGGGCGAAACCAACCGTGAATGGGGTACACCGATTAAAAAAGATCCGAATGTGGTTAAACGTGTTGATGAAATTTGGGAGCAATTAGGGCTATAA